One part of the Ralstonia pickettii genome encodes these proteins:
- the tcuC gene encoding MFS transporter: MHPPSSLSTGQSKAAAVFRVTAGNFLEQFDFFLFGFYATQIANVFFPTESEFASLMMTFAVFGAGFLMRPLGAVVLGAYIDDVGRRKGLIVTLSIMASGTVLIAFVPGYATIGLLAPALVLLGRLLQGFSAGAELGGVSVYLAEMATPGRKGFFTSWQSASQQVAIVVAAGLGFALNQWLSAPAIAAWGWRVPFFVGCMIVPFIFVLRRNLEETQEFNARRHRPSMREVFGTLLQNWGVVVAGMMLVAMTTTSFYLITVYAPTFGKTVLHLSTADSLLVTLCVGVSNFVWLPIGGALSDRIGRRPLLIGMTVLTIATAYPALSFLALAPSFMNMLLVLLWLSFMYGIYNGAMVVALTEVMPVQVRVAGFSLAYSLATAVFGGFTPAISTAVIHMTGDKAAPGYWMSFAAACALMATLTLYRRRALTLAPAH, translated from the coding sequence ATGCACCCCCCGTCCAGCCTGTCGACCGGGCAATCCAAAGCCGCTGCGGTCTTCCGCGTCACCGCCGGGAATTTCCTGGAGCAGTTCGACTTCTTTCTGTTCGGCTTCTATGCCACGCAGATCGCCAACGTCTTCTTTCCGACCGAAAGCGAGTTCGCCTCGCTGATGATGACGTTCGCTGTTTTTGGCGCCGGTTTTCTGATGCGGCCGCTCGGCGCAGTCGTGCTCGGCGCCTACATTGACGATGTCGGTCGCCGAAAAGGCCTGATCGTCACGCTGTCCATCATGGCAAGCGGGACGGTGCTGATCGCGTTCGTTCCCGGTTACGCCACGATCGGCCTGCTGGCACCGGCGCTCGTGTTGCTGGGGCGTCTCCTCCAGGGCTTCTCGGCCGGTGCGGAACTGGGCGGCGTATCGGTGTATCTGGCCGAGATGGCCACGCCGGGGCGCAAGGGCTTCTTCACGAGCTGGCAGTCCGCCAGCCAGCAGGTCGCCATCGTCGTGGCGGCCGGCCTTGGGTTCGCGCTCAACCAATGGCTGAGTGCGCCGGCCATCGCCGCATGGGGATGGCGTGTGCCGTTCTTTGTCGGCTGCATGATCGTGCCGTTCATCTTCGTGCTGCGCCGCAATCTTGAAGAAACGCAGGAATTCAACGCCCGCAGGCACCGTCCGAGCATGAGGGAGGTGTTCGGCACGCTGCTGCAAAACTGGGGTGTCGTCGTTGCCGGCATGATGCTCGTGGCGATGACCACGACGAGCTTCTACCTCATCACCGTCTATGCGCCGACGTTCGGTAAAACCGTCTTGCATCTGAGCACGGCCGACAGCCTGCTCGTGACGCTCTGCGTGGGGGTGTCCAACTTCGTGTGGCTGCCGATTGGCGGAGCGCTTTCCGACAGGATTGGTCGCCGGCCGCTGCTCATCGGCATGACGGTGCTCACGATTGCAACGGCATATCCGGCGCTGTCATTCCTCGCACTCGCGCCGAGCTTCATGAACATGCTGCTCGTGCTGCTGTGGCTGTCGTTCATGTACGGCATCTACAACGGCGCGATGGTTGTCGCGCTCACCGAAGTGATGCCCGTGCAGGTGCGCGTGGCCGGATTCTCGCTTGCCTATAGCCTCGCGACGGCAGTGTTTGGCGGCTTTACACCGGCCATCTCGACAGCGGTCATTCACATGACCGGCGACAAGGCTGCCCCTGGCTACTGGATGAGTTTTGCCGCCGCGTGCGCACTGATGGCGACGTTGACGCTCTATCGCCGCCGTGCATTGACGCTGGCGCCGGCGCACTGA
- a CDS encoding substrate-binding domain-containing protein: protein MKTLLLKLCAAALVATSAVAATVHAAELHVMSSGGFTAAYKVLGPKFAAQTGNSLNTALGPSMGKSPEAIPNRLARGEPADAVIMVGYALDDLIKQGKVIPESRVELADSRIGMVVREGAAKPDISSPEALKHVLLHAKSIAYSDSASGVYIERELFKKLGIEEQVKAKAKMIPRIPVASVVATGDYEVGFQQVSELLPVPGATFVGKIPESLQSVTRYAAGIPVGAQHPKEAKALLDYLASPAVQADVKSTGLDSVPGQ, encoded by the coding sequence ATGAAGACTCTGCTTCTGAAACTGTGCGCAGCCGCGCTTGTCGCAACGTCGGCGGTGGCAGCCACCGTCCACGCTGCCGAATTGCACGTCATGAGTTCCGGTGGCTTTACGGCGGCTTATAAGGTGCTTGGGCCCAAGTTCGCCGCGCAGACGGGCAACTCGCTCAACACTGCACTCGGCCCGTCGATGGGCAAGTCGCCCGAAGCGATTCCGAATCGGCTCGCACGTGGCGAACCTGCCGACGCCGTGATCATGGTCGGCTACGCCCTCGACGATCTGATCAAGCAAGGCAAGGTCATCCCGGAATCGCGCGTGGAACTGGCCGACTCGCGCATCGGCATGGTCGTGCGCGAAGGCGCGGCCAAGCCCGACATCAGCTCACCCGAAGCCCTCAAGCACGTGCTGCTGCATGCCAAGTCGATCGCCTATTCGGATAGCGCGAGCGGCGTCTATATCGAGCGCGAGCTGTTCAAGAAGCTCGGTATTGAAGAGCAGGTCAAGGCGAAGGCGAAGATGATTCCGCGTATTCCGGTGGCGTCGGTGGTGGCGACCGGCGACTACGAAGTCGGCTTCCAGCAAGTGAGCGAGTTGCTGCCGGTGCCCGGTGCCACCTTCGTCGGGAAGATTCCCGAGTCGCTGCAGTCGGTGACGCGCTATGCTGCGGGCATCCCGGTTGGCGCCCAGCACCCGAAAGAAGCCAAGGCGCTTCTCGACTACCTTGCTTCGCCCGCAGTGCAGGCAGACGTGAAGTCAACCGGGCTTGATTCCGTGCCTGGCCAATGA
- a CDS encoding LysR family transcriptional regulator, translating into MGINFDLTDLQAFRAVVELGNFRKAAEAISISQPALSRRIDKLESALGVPLFERTTRSVTLTTVGRVFARSAEQLLDDLDVALLGIRDVSSSRLGQVTIACVPSVAYYFLPNLIANYHRRFPRIRVKLLDASANEVLGAVISGEADFGLSFMGSQEPEIEFKMLLQERFVAACRRDHPLARKKRVTWKELYAHEYVSVDKTSGNRLLLDQALSAVAPRAPSVCETRHVTTMLGLVEAGLGVAAVPSMAMPGHDHPILTSVPLVEPVVKRRVGIVKRRGRALTPAAEEFHQMIIDAKRSGVTTGDA; encoded by the coding sequence GTGGGCATCAATTTCGATTTGACGGACTTGCAGGCATTTCGCGCGGTGGTGGAGTTGGGCAACTTCCGGAAGGCCGCCGAGGCGATCAGCATTTCCCAGCCCGCGTTGAGCCGCCGGATCGACAAGCTCGAAAGCGCGCTCGGCGTTCCCCTGTTTGAGCGCACCACCCGCAGCGTCACACTCACCACCGTCGGCCGCGTGTTCGCCCGCAGCGCTGAACAACTGCTCGACGATCTCGACGTCGCCCTGCTCGGTATCCGCGACGTTTCATCGAGCCGCCTCGGGCAGGTGACCATCGCATGCGTGCCGTCGGTGGCCTATTACTTTCTGCCGAACCTGATTGCGAACTATCACCGCCGCTTTCCACGCATCCGGGTCAAGCTGCTCGATGCAAGCGCAAACGAAGTGCTGGGGGCAGTCATCAGCGGCGAGGCCGACTTTGGCCTGAGCTTCATGGGCAGTCAGGAACCGGAGATTGAATTCAAGATGCTGCTGCAGGAGCGGTTTGTTGCAGCATGCCGGCGCGATCATCCGCTCGCCCGCAAGAAGCGCGTGACATGGAAGGAGCTTTACGCGCACGAATACGTGTCGGTGGACAAGACCTCCGGTAACCGCCTGCTGCTCGATCAGGCGCTGTCGGCCGTCGCCCCGCGTGCACCAAGCGTCTGCGAGACGCGGCACGTCACGACCATGCTGGGGCTGGTTGAAGCGGGGCTGGGTGTCGCTGCGGTGCCATCGATGGCCATGCCGGGGCATGACCATCCAATCCTCACGAGCGTGCCGCTGGTGGAGCCGGTCGTGAAACGGCGCGTGGGTATCGTGAAGCGGCGCGGCCGGGCATTGACGCCCGCCGCAGAAGAATTTCACCAGATGATCATCGACGCCAAGCGCAGCGGCGTGACCACGGGCGATGCATGA
- a CDS encoding GGDEF domain-containing protein: MPLRPLAQRLATSAGHHPLIVGALGTLMTSIVLAISVLTLWANRETAIEHAHDTSKNVAAVLASHISRTVESADQSLQTLIGALDKPGIRNLDPQVRHDLLFSPTASARYVTGMGVTDDKGQLVDGCCSLTHRWDFSDRDYFIVHRDHANVGLYVSGVYKARSRAGVEAIALSRRMDRRDGTFAGTALVAIDLDYFKQLLEKLDVGPRGVTAIVRTDGTLLARNPPPSAARAPDLNKSLTFPRMVNQESGFYVAPSSSDGVLRLYTFQRVPGTPFIAVVAPAMSDALAPWQRLSWIVGLSSLSVSLAFCAGVWLLAFALRGRVMAENHLRELTQTDPLTGLKNRRALDVALENEWDRLQRNDSRLSVLFIDADHFKRYNDAHGHAQGDVALQYLAQCISKHARRRGDLAARYGGEEFVVLLPDTDEAGATRIAEAIRAEVEGAGAHVPDAGVAPFTVSVGCATARRASLPSRNALTKAADDALYEAKRKGRNRVDYATVA; this comes from the coding sequence ATGCCCCTTCGCCCCCTTGCCCAACGGCTGGCCACATCGGCAGGCCACCACCCCTTGATCGTTGGTGCACTGGGAACGTTGATGACATCCATTGTCCTGGCAATCAGTGTGCTGACCCTGTGGGCCAACCGCGAAACGGCCATCGAGCACGCACACGACACCTCGAAGAATGTCGCCGCCGTTCTGGCCAGCCACATTTCACGCACCGTTGAATCGGCAGACCAGTCGTTGCAGACGCTGATAGGCGCGCTCGACAAACCCGGCATCCGCAACCTCGATCCGCAGGTTCGGCACGATCTGCTGTTCAGCCCGACGGCATCGGCCCGGTATGTCACCGGCATGGGCGTGACCGACGACAAGGGCCAGCTCGTTGACGGGTGCTGCTCCTTGACCCACCGCTGGGATTTCAGTGACCGCGACTACTTCATCGTTCATCGCGATCACGCAAACGTTGGCCTCTATGTGTCCGGCGTCTACAAGGCCCGGTCACGCGCAGGCGTGGAGGCCATCGCGCTGAGCCGAAGGATGGACCGGCGGGATGGGACGTTTGCGGGCACCGCACTGGTGGCAATCGACCTCGATTACTTCAAGCAGCTTCTTGAAAAGCTCGATGTGGGGCCACGCGGCGTTACGGCCATCGTGCGCACCGACGGCACGCTGCTGGCGAGAAATCCACCGCCCAGCGCGGCTCGGGCACCCGATCTCAACAAATCGTTGACGTTCCCGCGCATGGTGAATCAGGAGTCCGGCTTTTACGTGGCGCCGTCGTCCAGCGACGGTGTGCTGCGGCTCTACACGTTTCAGCGCGTGCCGGGCACACCGTTCATCGCGGTCGTTGCCCCCGCCATGAGCGACGCGCTTGCACCGTGGCAACGGCTGTCGTGGATCGTCGGGTTGTCGTCGCTGTCGGTCAGCCTCGCCTTCTGCGCAGGCGTATGGCTCCTGGCTTTTGCGCTGCGGGGCCGCGTGATGGCGGAAAACCACCTGCGTGAGCTGACACAAACCGACCCGCTCACCGGGCTGAAGAACAGGCGCGCCCTGGATGTTGCGCTGGAGAACGAGTGGGATCGGCTGCAACGGAATGACAGTCGGCTGTCCGTGCTCTTTATCGATGCCGATCACTTCAAACGCTATAACGACGCGCACGGCCATGCTCAGGGCGACGTCGCGCTTCAGTACCTCGCCCAGTGCATTTCCAAGCATGCGCGACGACGCGGCGACCTGGCGGCCCGATACGGCGGAGAGGAATTCGTGGTGCTGTTGCCCGATACGGACGAAGCGGGTGCCACGCGGATCGCCGAAGCGATCCGTGCCGAAGTGGAAGGCGCCGGCGCGCACGTCCCCGACGCAGGTGTGGCCCCTTTCACCGTGAGCGTCGGTTGCGCGACCGCGCGGCGCGCGAGCCTCCCGTCGCGGAACGCATTGACCAAGGCTGCGGACGATGCGCTCTACGAAGCCAAGCGAAAAGGCCGCAACCGCGTTGACTACGCCACGGTTGCCTAG
- a CDS encoding SDR family oxidoreductase gives MTILVTGATGRVGRQVVHQLANRGADVRALVRDPSKADFPASVNVVQGDMLDIESLRRAFVGVRTLFLLNAVAGDEFTQALLALNVARESGVERVVYLSVMHAERFVNVPHFAVKSGAERMIEQMGFSATILRPAYFMDNEHMVKDVIVNHGVYPMPIGSKGVAMVDTRDIAEVAAIELIRRDAAPGKLPIETINLVGPDTLTGPELASIWSETLGRPVAYGGDDPSGFETNLTNFLPKWMAYEMRLMAERYVSDGMVPQAGDVERLTRILGRPLGTYRDFAATLAQ, from the coding sequence ATGACCATCCTCGTTACTGGTGCTACCGGCCGCGTCGGCCGCCAAGTCGTCCATCAACTTGCCAACCGCGGTGCGGACGTGCGCGCGCTGGTGCGCGACCCGTCAAAGGCCGACTTCCCGGCCAGCGTGAACGTCGTGCAGGGCGACATGCTGGATATCGAATCGCTGCGGCGTGCCTTCGTTGGTGTCCGGACCCTGTTCCTGCTCAATGCGGTCGCAGGCGACGAATTCACGCAGGCCTTGCTTGCGCTGAACGTGGCGCGCGAATCCGGCGTTGAGCGCGTTGTCTATCTGTCCGTCATGCATGCCGAGCGCTTCGTGAACGTGCCGCATTTTGCAGTGAAGTCCGGCGCGGAACGCATGATCGAGCAGATGGGCTTCAGCGCCACCATCCTGCGTCCGGCCTATTTCATGGACAACGAACACATGGTGAAGGACGTCATCGTCAACCATGGCGTCTACCCGATGCCGATCGGCAGCAAGGGGGTTGCGATGGTCGACACACGCGACATCGCAGAAGTCGCGGCCATTGAGTTGATCCGCCGGGATGCGGCACCGGGCAAGCTGCCGATCGAGACCATCAACCTGGTGGGCCCCGACACGCTGACGGGCCCCGAGTTGGCCTCGATCTGGTCTGAAACGCTCGGCCGCCCCGTGGCCTATGGCGGCGACGATCCGAGCGGATTCGAGACCAATCTGACCAACTTCCTGCCCAAATGGATGGCTTATGAGATGCGCCTGATGGCCGAACGCTATGTCAGCGACGGCATGGTGCCGCAGGCGGGCGATGTCGAGCGCCTGACCCGCATTCTGGGGCGGCCGCTGGGCACGTATCGCGATTTCGCTGCGACGCTTGCGCAGTGA
- a CDS encoding LysR family transcriptional regulator: protein MDLLALADFNLVARHGSFGEAARATGRPKATLSRRVSELEGSLELRLFERGSRGLKLTQEGQALYERTGTLLAEIAETAAAIASGSERPRGRLRISAPMLFSQVAMGKLVATFALKYPEVQLEVTTEDRGVDMIEEGYDLVIRVNPDPDESLIGRVFLRDRLVVVATPELERPSGKAVVPAVLRGAGTGSAAWDVTGPDGTSRIAIRPVAHLSSLIMVRDTVRLGVGAACLPVSLVAHDLEAGTLVHWGDVDSPDIALWALYPSRRLLSARVSAFLEHLKDAFPTGEPQELAAYMHSSP, encoded by the coding sequence ATGGATTTGCTCGCGCTTGCCGATTTCAACCTGGTTGCCCGACATGGAAGCTTTGGCGAGGCTGCCCGGGCGACGGGGCGGCCGAAGGCGACGCTCTCTCGCAGGGTGTCGGAGCTGGAGGGCAGTCTCGAACTTCGATTGTTCGAGCGCGGATCGCGCGGGCTCAAGCTCACCCAGGAAGGGCAGGCGCTGTACGAGCGTACGGGCACGCTGCTCGCCGAGATTGCGGAGACGGCCGCCGCAATTGCATCCGGTAGCGAACGGCCACGAGGGCGTTTGCGCATCAGCGCGCCCATGCTGTTTTCGCAGGTGGCCATGGGCAAGCTGGTGGCCACGTTCGCGTTGAAATATCCCGAGGTGCAGCTGGAGGTGACGACCGAAGATCGCGGCGTCGACATGATCGAAGAGGGTTATGACCTGGTGATCCGAGTCAACCCGGACCCGGACGAAAGCCTGATCGGACGGGTGTTCTTGCGGGATCGCCTTGTCGTTGTGGCAACGCCGGAACTGGAGCGGCCCTCCGGCAAGGCTGTCGTGCCGGCCGTCCTTCGCGGCGCGGGCACCGGAAGCGCCGCCTGGGACGTCACCGGGCCCGACGGAACGTCCCGCATCGCGATCCGGCCCGTTGCGCACTTGTCGTCGTTGATCATGGTGCGCGACACGGTGCGGCTTGGTGTGGGGGCCGCGTGCCTGCCGGTGTCGCTCGTGGCCCACGATCTGGAGGCCGGCACGTTGGTGCATTGGGGCGATGTGGACAGCCCCGATATCGCGCTATGGGCGCTTTACCCTTCCAGGCGGTTGCTGAGCGCCCGCGTTTCCGCTT